Part of the Chanodichthys erythropterus isolate Z2021 chromosome 13, ASM2448905v1, whole genome shotgun sequence genome is shown below.
TCCTCACAGCAGCGCTTTAATAATTTTACGCGATGTAATATAAGTGAGCCAAGCACCTGTGAGAGTTGCTGTTGCTGTACTTCACGTGCGTGTATGTGTGCGATAGTTTATTTAATCTCACCCAGTCTTCAAAGCTTCGCTTAAACAGCTTTCCATCCCAGCTCCAGCGCTTCGGGATGAtctgcacacaaacacagcGGGGGGAAAACACATCACACGCGGGATTTAGACTCGCAGCCACGCTGGGATGAGGAGGAGATGCTGATGTTggaatatttgagagaaataacTGGTTTGATTGGGAGAGGAGGCATGAAACTCACCTCATATTCGTGCATCTCCTGCAGCAGCATCTGCAGAAACATTCACAGTTACACACACCGTAACACACAATCATCGCTGCACACCGACACTCACAAGCCATTTTTGGTCTCACCTGagcggatttctgacatggtcCAGACTGCAGGAATCTGGCGATCAGGTAATAAAGTTCTGCAGAGAGAGAAACACAACAACATCAGCCATTAGCTTTAGCTTAGCCTAGCTTAGCCTCGCAGGCTAATGCTAAAACAGTGCTTAAAGTCTTTCTAACGATAAAGACGCAGACAAAACGCCTGAGTGGTGCCCACCGGCTTCAATCTGCGAGCACGGTTCCGCCGCCATGGCCCGATCCGGGCCGTGGGTGGAGGTTCGTGAGGCTCTGCTTGCTAAGAGCGGCCTGTGCTGTATTTGCTCTCAGCGTTTCGGCCTGCAGCCGCCGCTCGCGCTGCTTTGTTTGAGCGCCCCCGTGCGGCGGCCTCACGCCAGTGCTAGTGCAGTACCGCGCGCCTCCGCCCGGGGCGCCCTGAGAGCGCACACAGGTGAGCTCACCATTTCCACGGGCGGACATTTTGCATAGTGTTGCCTTTTGGGTGATTCATTGAAACCAAAACCTGGATGTATTGTAGTAAAAGGGCGCATTTCATGTTCAACATCATTTTAAGGATCACAAGTCAAGCGTGTGTGGCTTAAACATAAGATCTGTTGAAATGTTCCATACTACAATCAATGTACCATATAGGCTACACATGTGTTATGTAAGGTATGGTTTATAAATATTACGTAATACAATTATGTAATATGCATATATCGAATAAATGTTAATACACATCCATCATAGATTTTAGTTCTTTAACAAAATATAACCCTGTTGGATATATCCAGAAATAATTCATcctgtgttgttgttttttttttttttttagtttgttctTTATTGCATGTTTCACTTCATTATGTGATGTGCATAATACCTCTGATTTATtacaataaagtttttttttttttttttttttttgtcctgataTGATGTTTTCTGCATAGCTATTAACAGCAGAGCATAATATTTATAGGTTGTCAGTGTGTTGCCCATGGCGTTGCCTCTTAGATGATTCAAACTTAAAGAGGTCGTGAATGCTTGCATTCATTCATCAACTAGAAAAACACAAAGCAATGGTCGGATTCAAAGCTTTCAAGGCTTTCTAAATGTATTGCAGTTTTATTGTCTGAAAGACAAccttaattatatatatatatatatatatatatatatatatatatatatatatatatatatatatatatatatatatatatatatatatacacattttctTCTAAAGCCACAAAGTGTTTACTTGATGACTGTTGTTTTCACTGAATCCTTTTTGCTCACTGTCCAGTTTATCTCAGAATCTTTTTATTGAacattataaacaaaatatacatttagAATGGCATTCATAAGTGCAAATAAAGCAATGCACACCAATATAATTGTGAAGGGGAAAAAGTACAAATAGGGGTGTTTTCATTCATCTTCCAACAACGTAACAGTCCCTTATCATTCCAGCAAATTTGCAGgcctttttaatatttcaattatggaaaatatttacaaacatttttttttaaattaattctcGGAACTGCTTATATTTGTACAGGATGACAGTTGTAGTGTATAAATGATTCCAAAGAATGTCTCAGCCTAAGAAAATACTCAACCGTTAgcagtttttttcccccatagaGACTACTTTAAGAGTAAAAACCTATTTTGTCTTATAAGTTATGGCTCATATTTGCATTCAGGGTGTGTTTGTCTCAGCTGTTGTATAATGTGAACCAGTGGTGAAATCTGTTATTACAGTTATATTACTGCACCAACCACTGTTATAAACACTTGATAACTGATTATAGAACAGCATATGCAGAGAAACCCTGTATATAAGGCAGTATTTCATACATAGTAACAAAATCAGAGAAAAAGATCACAACAGACATTTTGAGGAAAACTCCAATGATGGatttttattgagtgataattATAGGGGACACTAAGTACTTTTTCACAGATGAATTTTCAGTGTTAAAAAAACTCCAAAAAacacttgaatttttttttctttgaatccCGTAATTTCAAAAAAGTCCTCTATAACAACAGAAGGGTTTTTCTGGCCTCCTAACAAAGCCCAGTTACCGGTTTCAACAAATTGCAAAGGTGGTATGATTCTTAAAAAGCCAGGAGTCACCATCTAATGCTGAACCTGGAATGTAAGCAGTCTTTAGttgttttctctcttttcttctACATTTGTTGAACTCGTTCCTCTTTCTTAAAGACAATccattacatttaaaagaaaaataaaacaatcccCATACAGAAATGTCACAGACTCCAGAGAAACATCACAAGCACTAACGGACATACAGACTGAGAGCCTCCTTCCACCTCCCGCTCCAAAACCAAGCTACGGACCAtccgcttaaaaaaaaaaaaaaaaaagaaagaaaagaaaaattaaaatcagaaaaatcaacaaaaccaaagAAAGACGCCGCCTTTTTTCACACCTCTCGTGTTGTAGACACCTGATACAGCCGCGGCCGAACACAAGACTTGTTTAGTCAGCTTTGTTTTTTGTGCTAAAAACCTGAACCAGTATTTACAAATTCGCTGATAAAAATATTCCTCTGGTGGTGATGGGCAGAGAGGAGGTTGTTGAGAGAGctggagagggagagagaaaactGGGAAAAAGAGAGGAAGATAAAAGAAAGGAAAGGGGGTAAAGGGAAAGAatggacggatggacagacggatggacaggCGTGGTGCTACTCTGTCTTCGGGTCCTCCTTCTCAGGCTCTGCCTCCTCTTCTGGAGTTTTCTCAacctgtgtaaaaataaaagggACAAACCCATAAGAATCGAGAAGTACTGCCTTTgcaccaatcagaatcattctTTACAAATAGAGGTGGTGAAATTGTTatttaaaagaattaaaaacctgaaaaaaatatgtttgtttattgtgtattgagagaaacaaaaacattatgtcctgacaagattttttttttttttccttcagtaGGACTAGCCAAGTAAAGGTTGTTTAATAGTGATAGTAATAAAGTGTGTCTATATGTATGATTTGAGGTAGActggtgtgtgtatatatttaccTCGTTGGTCTTAGTCTCCCCATTTTCTGATTGATTCTCCTCCTTGGATTCCTCAGCCTTTGCTTTTGCTTTCTTCTCTTCCTTTTTATCGTTCACTTCCTTCTCTTTCTgtcagagagaggaagaggcaAGGCAAAAGAATGACTATTATGAGAAATATGAGACAAACCGAATGATGGAAACAAGTGACACAGAGTATCAGTACaaagttgtttttattaaaagtgtAATGACTATTAAGTACCTTGGGAGTTTTTTTCGGTTTGGGTTCAGGTTTTGGAGGTGTTGGTTTCTGAAGggaaaagaaaatatatgattcattcacaaactTACTGTTCATTAAGTAAAATGCATACCTAAACAATGAACATatataaatagttaaaaaataaCAGTATGGCTGTTGTTCTGCCCTATCCTGAATTGTATCCAGATAATCTTAAAAGGAAAAGTCTGGCAAAACAGTGTTAATAATTTCCGAATCTATATTTAACGTTCCTGAAGAGATTTGAGCtcaagtatttttaaaaaataaaataattatataatggtaacattaaaaatctctttaaaaagaaaacaacttACCGCCGATAATCTAGCAGACCTTCTCTGAGGCTACAAAAGGgagaaaggaaaaaaatctaattatattatatatatttgaggGCAGGTAAGAGAGAAAAGATACTTACTATAactcttatttatttaaaaaaaaaaaaaaaacttttttcccTCTTCATTTCACCTCTGTGTACCAACCAAGCTTATACTTTAAACTTGGCACAATGGACTACAAATATTATTGGCTCTTATGATAAATTGCttggtgtttttgtttgtaatttgatTTAGTAATTGTAATTCGAAAAGTGcctgctaaataaataaatgtaaatgtagataTACAGTAATGCATTGATTGGTTGTGACTAAAAAAAATTGCTTTAGATATTATTAGAATTTTTCTTTCCATACCTCCTCCTTGACTTCTCCATCAGTTccctgcaaaaaaacaaaaacaaaacaaatatcatAAGTTAGAACATGATCAATAATTTCATTAACATTTATGGCGGGAAAACCAAAAAGGCAACTTGTGGAAACGTCGGGATCTGCTCTTCTGCATGTTTGTAAAAGTGAGCAACATGCTGAGTAGCCAAAATACGTGTGTGTTTAGCTCTATTAAAGTTCAATGGACTTTTATCAGAGGATTTGCGTATATGTTTATTTGTCACCGGACGGCAGCGCAAAATGGTGCGccgattttttatttattatttttaaaggagGCATTTCACTTCACGGGCTCCACACATTTGAATAAGGAGGAGGGGCGCGATTATCCCGCCTCAGCGCTGCCACCTGGCGGCAAGCAGGCGTCATGACACTCCTCTTCCATGGCGAACAAAGAAAATGcgttaaaattgtttaaaaacgCGACCGTATTTTCGCAAAATTACCACCATTCAGAAAATTAGAGTTATCCAGCTATTTTTTAATCCCCATTCGACAGATGCTGAGGCACGATTGCGCTTATAATCGTCGGTTTTCGCGTCGAGCTGTGTtggagatggagagagagagagagagggcagcATGGCTGCGGTTCCACGGGCATGAGATCAAGCCGAGCTTCAGTACAGCTCTGCTCCACTAAAACCCTCCAACTGAACGCACCACGATCGACAAAAACACCGCGATTCGTTAGAAAAAATCGCAAAATTAACAACGATTTTTTATCTGCCCACTGATTCTAAAGAAGTCGCctggatttttattaaaaaaacattgtctCGAGGGCTTCCTAATTTCACGACTGATTAGTAAGGGCAAAAGTGTAGCCGTGCGCCGCGCTCGGCTTTTCTACATACCTTTCTCTTGGGCATGTTGAGTTTGGgatatttttcttcttttatgcAAAACTAACAGGTTATCTTTTGTGATTCGTAGTTCACAGTTCAGGAGACTGTCGTCCGCTATGCACTAATTCTGTAGTAAACACAGGGCTACATTAGAGCCAGTGGTTGAATGGGAGGgtgggggcggggccatgctgTGACTGATGTTCCGCTGGTCCAATCAGCGGGCGTCTGGGTCCTCCACAGAAGAGGCAGATTCTTAACTCCGCTGTGCGTTTACGCGCGAAATCCTGAGGTGTAAATCCAACGGCGGACCTTCCTGTAAAATTTCCCTGCCAACATGTTAAAAATATAGCTTGATGTGAGCGCATTCTGCACCAAACAATGCTCTGCCACACAGCACTGATGTGAAAAGTAATAGCTCACATTTAATCCCGGCAACAAAGTCAGACCCTTCTTCATAACTATGTCTGTATGATATATTGTCACTCACAGCATATCTGCATCTGTGAAGTTTACTAATTGCTGACTGAAGCATATGAGCAGCTTACCTTAGTTATGAGCCCTTTCtataaaaacataatgaaatGTGGCAATCTGTAATAGAGAAGAGGAGCCACAAGACTTTTCTCACTTCTGCTTTGTTCAAGCAGAGGCCTAATCTGTCACTGATTCTTGAGAAGTGGGACAAAACAGGAtgcaatattgaaaaaaaataaaccttATTCTCAGGCAAATTAAACTACATTTATGTATCTTACATGTAATAAGCTACTGAGCAATGCTTTGATACAACCTCCCAACTTTActctttttaatcaaaatgtgctttttacCTTGCCATCACTTATAttgtgtcaacaccgtcagacaacaaaaacacaaattaattttcaCTCACATTATGCAAGACCTATAAAAAGTATAGTAAACACTCATTTTTACCAAGGCTGACAGAGGCcacaaaaaaatactttcaatatgtgtatatatatttattataaagattttcatttgtgtttctttaAATTGGACTGTGAAATATAACTTTAACTTTATCTTTAACAAAAATCAAGAtgattttaacatttcaaaaccCATTCTCATGTTAGCAGACAGATTACATTTTTACCTATGACCAACAATTcctaaacaaatataaaatatcataatgatatatcaaaatattcatctgacggagttgacacatCTGACGGTGTTGACGAAAACCTGACTTGTAGTCATGTTAACTATCAAATACTTGAATCAATCAATTACTctattaaaacaaacacaacaaacagtGAGTatgttaacaaaacaaaaataatgactttattcaacaatatctgtagaacctggaagcgctgaacataTAAACAGCATagaagaatgacacagaagcgaggatactgttgaataaaatcgttatttttgtttagtttttgggcacaaaagtattctcgtctcttcataataTTGAGGTAGAACCACAGCACTTAAGTTGAACCACTTgagttttaacaatgtctttagtacctttctggaccttgaaagtggtgattatattgctgtctatggacaagtcataaacctcttggatttcatcaaaaatatcttaatttgtggtcTGAAGGTCttatgtggaacgacatgagggcaagtaaaggattaaaagattagttcactttaaaatgacaattagcccaagctttactcaccctcaagccatcctaggtgtttatGACTTTCTGCTTTCTGACGAATACAactggagaaatattaataatcaccctgatgctcctaatctttataatgggagtgcacagaaaccacctgtttgaaacacaaaaaagtgcatccatccatcataaacatactccacacagctctgggggattaataaagtccttctgaagcgaaacgatgtgttaaaaaaatatccatatttaactaaGGAAGAAGCATTTTTAACTGttagagttttacactttcttcctaagttgaatatggaaggcggtctggcggaagctagatattttacttcataatgtgttgaatatgaatatttttttttttttacacaaatgcattgcttcaagTCAGatggactttattaaccccccggagctgtgtggagtacatttatgatggatggatacactTTTGAGTTTTAAACAGGTAGTTTCtgtgcactgccattataaagcttatcGGAGCAGCAgggtaataattaaattaagccTAACTCTGCTAGAAGTGATGACTAATCCACAAAAGCAATATACGCTGTCAGGTCATATAGTTAGTATTAGTACAATATTAGAAAAACTATacactattttatatttaatataattaaaaatgacttGAAAACCACAAAAATATGATGACTTCATGTTGAATGTCAACTCCGTCATTGGCCTGTCACCACCGTCAGACAGAAaatctgacggtgttgacactgacggtgttgacataTTGGCATTTCTTTCACAAAACAAATGGAGTTCATGTAGTAgccattttgttttctctgttgATGCTATATGCTAATAGAACCTGCttcaggagaaaaaaaataatctaaaaattTTGAATAATTTCCTCATGAATTGGAAGAGGGTGTTGACATATCATGGTTGTGACACAGGGaatattaacattaagatttaaaatattctaaaattatAAAACTTACTAGAGCCTGTCTGACATTGATGTACTCTGCAGAGGTGGAATGTGGCAAGGGGGTCCCTCAGAGTGACAGCTGCCCCTGATATTCCctgatattattacattttaataaatgtctgacggtgttgacaaaaagTGGGGACACAACTTGGAAATCTTATAAAACATGCATGTGTCATTGAAAAACAATATTGCTCTGACATGAAATATTATCAAGTATTGCTTTTTATAAAACAAGCTTtttcatcattaaaaaaaaacatttttatccatTTTATTGCATACAAATTTTTGAACCCTTCTCTGTGTTCACACTGTTTTAGATGTAGTGAGAAGACAATAAGTGTTATACATTtgatataataatgataaaattaaattgaaGGGGATAATTGTGATAAATACTTTCTATTATTAATCCctcataacatttaaaatagaaaatatttttatttttaaacctaaTAGCAGTTACAATTGCTGGACATGTTTTGTCCCATCTCTCAAGAATCAGTGCTGTGTAAGTgtttgggtgtgtgtgtgtgtgtgtgtgtgtgatctatAACTGCTTACTTCCTCTGCTGCTACCAGACCAGAGACGCAAGCTCAGAGAAAACATCTCAGccacggatagatagatagatagatagatagatagatagatagatagatagatagatagatagatagatagatagatagatagatagatagatagatagatagatgacagaACTCAAAGTGATCAGAAAAGTTATCAGAAAGGACATTACTGGGAATTACTGTCACTATTGAGATTTCTGTTTCTGCAACTATAAAAAAAGGCATCCCACTCTAAAACTTTTGGTAAGTTTCTTTATAGAGATAAAtgaatacatacataaatagtTGTGACTGCATAAttatctgtttttgttttcttaacTAGTTGTCTAAAGGTTTTTGAACAGTTTATTTGGGGTATTTGTTTGATCTGAATACAGTGATAAAAAGGGAGTGGTCTTATATTCTGAAAGGCCTTTGTTAATTTGAGATTTTATTAAGGAATTTATTAAGGAAGGAAGTGCAGTCAATATGtgaaatgagtgtgtgtgtgtgtgtaaagtttCCATAACTCTTATCATTCAGTTCTATTTAATTCCTCATTTCAGTTTGATTTCATTCATGCATTTTCAATGTTTGTGATTTTGCCCTCTTCTGTATGATAATACTCTATTTTTGTAGTTGATTCAAGTAAATATTAACATGTATAATCACTGGAGCTTGagctgtgtttgtgtgcgtaGGTGGCTATCATGCTCGGAGAAGCTTTCCTTCACATTCTGAACTGCACAGAAGACACCACAAATCATGATGGACACTCTCGCACAGTCTCATCCAACCCCACGACCTGTCCCAACCCCTTCACGACAAACGCCACTGCCAGATCACCTCTGACACCACGAAGTGTGAGAGGTGAGAGACCACAGAGTTCTGGGTTATTAGGATGAGGTTGTGTTAAAAATAACTTAATGTCATAATGTGACTGATGGCATTGGGAGATGAACAATGAAGCAATATCACTTAGAGACTATGAATGTGGCCCGGGTCCTGGGAGCAgtcaataataatgtaaaaataaaattcaggAAGGAAGTGTGATGTTGCTGAGAATTTTAACCCACAACCAAAAAAAGCCACATAAATGCAGGTGTTAAGTTTGAGCAGAGTATTAATGcagatgtatgtatgtatgtagttcaatggatagttcacccaaaaattcagtcatcatttatgcactctcatgtcattacaAACATGAGAGTGCATaaacatattttcatttaaaaacaaattaatacacGTTTATAACACTATATTTTGTGCTATATTACCTTGGcagtaaatgacaaaaaacaaattaacacTGTTACGAGGGTGTTTCTAATAAAACGGCTGAGGTAGTGACAGCAAATTTGACATcattctctcttctgactgctgtTTCTTTTGCTTTTAGAGCAAatgcaaatacaaaaaatatatttgctgTCGTCTCCCATCCACTGCTATAgaagtttacccaactatgatgACTTCCATTTCTGAGAACCttagaaatgtgaaaagggtccattcttatttttatgaaatattgtaGTGTTAATTAGAAactatttattcaaaattaactttaaaataaattaacattaactttcCCTCCCTCTTGCCAGGACAATTACCTTCCAgaaacactctaaaaactgctgggttaaatatggacaaacccaaggATTGGgctgttttcacccagccatttttttcaaccaattttggatttatttttttagccagcaatacagtaatatagtaaaatgcatgtttttgctcacccccaaataggggcaaatttgtggggtattttaagctgaaacttgaccagaccagatacttatattacatcatgtgaaagagggcataataggtcccttttaacccaacctgctgggtttgtccatattttacccagcttaggttgtttttaacccagcattttttagagtgaaccTATCACTCATAAATGATAACGATCCAATCAATTTTAAATAGATAAAATtaagtcccaccctacattttttttcttattcaaTAAGCTGTGACTCGTGTATACATTGcaatagaaaagaaaagattattgtaatttcattttttatgcaAACTTTAAGTGTTAATATTGAACAATAGAATAaaccaaataaatgtaaaaaaaaaaaaaaaactagttcAGTTGAGTGGCTCACAGCTACATTAATAGTCTATTTAAAGTTCGCTGCAGAAAAACCCCCCAAAATAAAACGAAATAAGAACTTTTTCCAAGTACTTCCTCATTTAGGTGAGTGCCCAAGTGAATTGCACATTTGTATGGAGACATTTAAACTGTCATTCAGTGTATCAAGTGCTAACTCTTCTTATTTCCTCACTGTTTTCTTGTGCTATGTTAAGATGAGTCTGGTTATAGCAGTGCCTAAAACATTC
Proteins encoded:
- the hmgn7 gene encoding high mobility group nucleosomal binding domain 7; translation: MPKRKGTDGEVKEEPQRRSARLSAKPTPPKPEPKPKKTPKKEKEVNDKKEEKKAKAKAEESKEENQSENGETKTNEVEKTPEEEAEPEKEDPKTE